In Eubalaena glacialis isolate mEubGla1 chromosome 2, mEubGla1.1.hap2.+ XY, whole genome shotgun sequence, a single genomic region encodes these proteins:
- the LOC133084960 gene encoding TSSK6-activating co-chaperone protein-like — protein MSGIDHKPKECLGLLECMYASLQLETQLAQQQMAIFENLQASMTQLAPGRESQNSSLPTLSCNLLLNHLPQFSK, from the coding sequence ATGTCAGGAATTGACCACAAGCCCAAGGAATGCCTAGGACTCCTAGAATGTATGTATGCCAGTCTCCAGCTTGAGACCCAGCTTGCCCAACAACAGATggctatttttgaaaatttacaaGCATCCATGACACAACTGGCTCCTGGGAGAGAAAGCCAGAACTCTTCTCTCCCAACCTTATCTTGCAATCTGTTGTTAAATCACCTGCCCCAATTTAGTAAATGA